CAACCAAAATGCTTACATGAATTCTCAACCATTCCAACCACAACAAAACCAAGGTATGACTTTGGAAGATTTCCAAAAGCAACAACAATCTACTGTCACTGACACTAAGCCTAAAAAAACTCTAAAATTAGTTTCTAGTTCCGGTATTAAATTAGCAAATGCTACCAAAAAatcagaaaaaaagaaagaagagGAACCCAAAGCTGCCGAATCCAAGGAAGACGCCAAACCTGTTACCAAGGAAGAAGGCAAGCCTGCTGCTaaggaagaagaaaagaaaactGATTTACCTGcagttgaaaaattatccaTTTCTGATGATACTAAAGAATCTTCAGTTCCATCAATTATACCTTCAACTTCCGCTCCAGCTGGTGGTTCTGACGCCTTAGTTAAGGAACAAGAAGACGAAGttgatgaagaagttgTTAAGGATATGTTTGGTGGTAAAGATCATGTTTCAATTATCTTCATGGGTCACGTTGATGCTGGTAAATCTACCATGGGTGGTAATCTTTTATATCTAACAGGTTCTGTTGATAAAAGAACTGTAGAAAAATACGAAAGAGAAGCTAAAGATGCTGGTAGACAAGGTTGGTATTTATCTTGGGTTATGGATAccaataaagaagaaagaaatgATGGTAAAACTATTGAAGTTGGTAGAGCTTATTTCGAAACTGAAAAGAGACGTTATACCATTCTTGATGCTCCAGGTCACAAAATGTATGTTTCTGAAATGATTGGTGGTGCCTCTCAAGCCGATGTTGGTATCTTGGTCATTTCCGCAAGAAAGGGTGAATATGAAACTGGTTTTGAAAAAGGTGGTCAAACTCGTGAACATGCTTTATTAGCAAAGACTCAAGGtgttaataatatgattGTCGTCGTTAACAAGATGGATGACCCTACTGTCAACTGGTCTAAAGAACGTTATGACCAATGTGTTTCTAACATTACAAATTTCCTAAAAGCAATTGGTTATAATGTCAAGGAAGATGTTATTTTCATGCCTGTTTCTGGTTTCAGTGGTGCTGGTTTGAAAGACCGCGTTGACTCCAAAACATGTCCATGGTACACTGGCCCTGCCTTATTGGAATACTTAGATTCTATGACCCATGTTGATCGTCATATCAACTCCCCATTCATGCTTCCAATTTCTGGTAAAATGAAAGATATGGGTACTGTTGTCGAAGGTAAAATTGAATCTGGTCACATTAAGAAGGGTCAATCTACATTAATGATGCCTAACAAGATTCcaattgaaattcaaaacaTTTATAACGAAACTGAAAATGAAGTCGAAATGGCTATTTGTGGTGAACAAGTTAAATTAAGAATTAAAGGggttgaagaagaagatatttCCCCAGGTTTTGTCTTAACTTCTCCAAAGAAcccaattaaaaatgttaCAAGATTTGTTGCTCAAATTGCTATTGTAGAATTAAAATCCATTATGTCTGCAGGTTTCTCCTGTGTCATGCATGTCCATACTGCTATTGAAGAAGTTACTATTACTAGGCTACTTCACAAACTTGAAAAGGGTACAAACCGTAAATCTAAGAAACCACCTGCATTTGCCAAGAAGGGTATGAAGATTATTGCTTTGTTGGAAACTGAAGAACCAGTATGTATTGAAACTTACGAAGATTATCCTCAATTAGGTAGATTTACATTAAGAGATCAAGGTACTACTATTGCTATCGGTAAGATTGTTAAAACCATCTCATAATTTGTTATTAGCTTGGTGTAACACATATTACTTTATATATCgtaaatactttttataattgtaaattagATCGTTTATTACTGCCTGTTGTTCGTTGTTATTGAATAGCATGCTCCTTTGTTTAGTATGATGGGCTACCTTCCTATGTTATTTGAGAATCTATGTGGTGAGTATAAGATCATAGTGACTAGTAatagtaaatatatatatatatatgattttatatattttatcagAAAAAATTAGCATAAATTATAAGAGAATTAAGGTtgcaatttatttattcattaacAATATGAAACCATGTTTCATTAGTAGAGTCATAAATGTTTTTTCCCCTACCTAGTTCATTTACCTTAAAGTCTAGTTGTAATTAGCACATAGTATACTAcaatatattgatataCATATTTGCATATCTTTCAAGTATGTAGATTAGAAGAAAAACATGAAATATCAgaataattgtaaatcttCTGAAAAAACTTCTGGTTTGAATCCGGCCAGttaatcttttcaaaaataatactataactatttgatttttattcaaattagGTTACTAGTAACTTTTATATACTGGAACtgtttgatattttttgtcGTTATACATAAAACAGTATATATACTGTTTCAGGATAAAAGGGACTATAAAgtgaatatatattactaataaaaacccCAATAAGATAATTCATTGTCACCAAATGGAGTACATCCTGTAACTACCACAGGATATACTAAGCCTACAAGACAGACaacaattgaaagaatcgcttggatgaaaaattttcacgAATAGACGATGATGAATTGACTTTTCTAGGCCAAAaacaatttataaaatgCCAACATTTTATTCGACGCCTAATccttatattttatatactttatATGATTTTTATTCCTACTTAAATGGGTAGGAGGTTTCTATGCTATAAAATACttactaaaaaaagaactatTCTCTAAATTATGACTGACAGtgatactaataaaaaGGATTCTAATGTTGAACAggaattattttccaaaatcGGTAACTTTGCCGCCAACTATTAGAAATAAACATATAgacgaaaaaaaaatataaaaaaatatcaaaaaccAAATATATCTGATAATTCTATTCGGCCGAACTATTGAATactaatttaaagaaataaattgtCCTTTATCGAGCTCAAATAATCCATTAGATAATAagattttataatttttattttacttgTTTAGAACTTGAGCTTCCTTTACAGGAACATTTCATAAGcaaatcaatattaattttatctttacGATGGATCTTGTTGACTAACGTCTATTGTAAGAGGAAACTATGCACAACCATTTCAATAGAGAATGTCTAACTCCTAGGATTAAAGCCCTTCACAGTCCCTACGGATTTTTACaggaaaaaatattggttgtaaaaattttatcatcCAATAacagaaatttttttcgttTGAAGGAATTATTTACATCCAACTATTATTGTATTCtacattaataatatgtagctaaaatttttattagagcTCCTGGTATTTTATATCTCGGACGAGTTCAAATTTTTACAGATGATATCTTATCCTGTAAATATACGTAGGAGTTCTGAAAGGCTTcaatactattatttaatttttattcgGCCGAGCTTAAGATTCTTACTATCAAAGTTACGGCCGAGTTATCAATTCTTGGAAATAATTCCAAGGCTACGGGCATTTGTTAGATGGAATAATAGCGTCATTAATTAACTAAGACTAAcagataaaaaataaataaaataaaataaaatacaagaaATAAGATGATGTATTTAAGCAAGTGGGgtataattcaataaaaatgaagttAGTTACAATGGAATCATAATTATCTTATCAATCCAAAACACCTGAATGTATCttgattcttttaaaaatacttttttcgttgatattttagaatatttcaatGTAATACAAATTATAGAATATCCAAATGACATATCtacttcatcttcatctttaaataaaaaattttctaatcaagacgagaaaaaaaattcaatactTCTAAAAGACGATAGCTCGATAAAAGATTATATTCCAGAATACCATTATAGCCCGAAACTAAGTTCATCTCAAATAGATATAAGGCATTCAGAGCTTTCTAGTGATGAAACCGTTCAAGATACAGAATGGATCCTCAGGGATCCTTATTGTGTTACATGgcataatgaaaatgatatagaTAACCCACAAAATTGGTCAATAAGAATGAAAACAGTGATGATGATTCAAACTTCAATATTAACTTGTGTCACCTATATGGGTGCCTCAATATATACTCCAGGACAAGAGGATATTCAGAACGAATTTAATGTGGGCCATATTGTCGGTACCTTAAATTTATCTGTGTATGTTCTTGGTTATGGATTTGGACAAGTATTTTTTGCACCTCTTTCAGAAGTCAGTACTATTGATAGACAGATAATATATTCGCtaactttattattttattcaattttccaaattggATGTGCTACCGTCAATAATATTGGAGGGTTAATTGTCATTAGATTCATTACTGGATTTTTATCTTCCCAAGCTTTGGCAACCACTGGTGCAACAATGGCTGATTTTTTAGATGCAAGGTATTACGCTTATTTATTAGGTTTATGGTCAGTAGGTGCCATAGCAGCCCCGATTTTAGCACCTCTCTTGGGTGCTTGTATGGTTGTTGCCAAGAATTGGAGATGGATTTTTTGGTTTCTATGTTGGTTAAGTGCAACAATTACCTTAATTACCATGTTTTTTTACCCAGAGACTAATCATGCTAACATATTACATCGTCGTGCTAAGCGTCTCAGAAAACAGATAGGAGATAATAAATACTATACAATGgatgagaaaaaaatgcaaaCTTTATCatataaagaatttgccattacaattttatataaaccatttaaaataatgatcCATGAACCAATCATTATGGCGTTTGATGTTTACTCAGCATTGGTATATGCGgtgttttatattttcttcgAGGCTTTCCCCTTAGTATTTAGCGGTATCTATCACTTTACCTTAATTGAACTTGGACTATCATATATGGGGTTTGCTGTTGGTACTGCTATATCTTACCCACTTTTTGCATGGtttatttacaaatatattagtCCAAAATTAGATCTTCCGAGGTTTCAACCAGAATCTTTCTTGGTAATTATCCTATATCTTTGTTGGCTGTTTCCAATAGCTTTGTTCATGTTTGGTTGGACAGCAGGAGTTCATTGGTCATTACCCATGGTTTCAGAAATtgtattttgtatttttcaatttacttttttccaaattatttttacatATTTAGCCCTATCTTATCCAACTCACGTGGCATCTGTATTTGCTGGTAACGGTGTAGTAAGATCATGTTTAGCAGGGGCCTTCCCACTATTCGGAgatattttgtttaataatttagctACACCAAAATTTCCTGTTGCCTGGGGTTGTTCTGTTTTAGGATTTATAGCTTTGGCAATGTGTACAATTCCTTTTCTTATCTATAAATTTGGTGCTTATTTGCGTAGTAAATCAAGCTATACTGATTAAAATTTCCATTCTTAATATCGTGCTTACAGaaatgatatatatatgtatatattctACTAGTTTTACTAGTTTTACTAATTTTACTTCAAGAGGAGTATAGCATACTAAACCTAGTCTGCTCTGTTTCTTCCTTGGAGgcttaataatttaaaatccTTCTTGTAGATAGGCTGCAAGTATTAATTTCTACGACATAAGCTTATTTATACTTTCAATCCCTCAGTtcatattagaaaaaatatattaactCAAGTAAAgtgtataataattatccgaacattatatttttacaaCTTTCAATTGTTAGTTTTAAAACTGATGGCatgtaaaaaaagatatatatcattttttttataaacaaTCAGAAATTGTACACATGGTTTCATCACAagtcaaaaaattttttctccCCTCATGTTGAAACAAATTTGAAACACAcaactttaattttacaTTAAGGGTACCATCTATCCTATTGCCCAACTtcataatttaaaaatcgAATCTTTATAATATTGTAGCACAATATCAgtaaattctttttctatttggtgaaaaaaaacttaATTAGGATCACATTTCACAAGTGTCTCTTTCCTCTATAGTTATTATACTCCTGCAAGTTGCTGGTTTTGTGCATTATATctcattttttaattgttaatttgtattaatatACCAGATTTATATAAGCAATTTTCCTGTTTAGCTTACATTCTCCGTTCCTACGTGAATATCTGTGGGGTTACAAACCTgctcaaaatttaataatagttcCAAATTGAGAATATTTTCGCGCTGGTTGCTGGTGAAAACCCTGAAAATGTATAGTTAAAAGATGGCTTTACTAAATGAAATAGatggttattattagaaatttgtgaataaatctattaaatGAACAAGCCAGGGACGATGTTAGGTTAAAAATCAATCGTATATAAAGAGTGATAGTATTGGTAAAATAATGGTTGTAATTATAGGAAAAAATCATCAAGAAAAGAGATCATTCTTTCAACTCTATCAATCATAATAACCAACTCTAAATTCTTTAGACACAATATATCCATAGAATGCAATACAAACAAACATTAACTGCTGCTGCACTAGCTTCAACTGCCTTAGCTGCTTACAAACCAAATGAACCATGGTCTACTTTAACGCCAACTGCAACTTATTCAAATGCTTTAACTGATTATACTGGTTCTTTTGGTATTGCAGTCGTTCCTTTAGCAACAACTGCCTCATCAGCCGCCAAAGCTAAGAGAGACGCTGTTTCCCAAATTGGTGATGGCCAAATCCAAGCTGCTACTACTACCACTTCTACCGTTGCTCCAAAGAAGAGCACAGCTGCTGCTGTATCTCAAATCGGTGATGGTCAAATTCAAGCCACTACCAAGACTGAAGCCCCAAAACAAACTGCCGCTGCCGTCTCTCAAATCGGTGATGGTCAAATCCAAGCCACTACCAAGACTGAAGCCCCAAAACAAACTGCCGCTGCCGTCTCTCAAATCGGTGATGGTCAAATCCAAGCCACTACCAAGACTGAAGCCCCAAAACAAACTGCCGCTGCTGTCTCTCAAATCGGTGATGGCCAAATCCAAGCCACTACTAATACCGttttaacaaaagaaaGTGCTGCTGCAGTTTCCCAAATTGGCGATGGTCAAATTCAAGCTACTACTAAAGCTCAAGCTCCAAAAAGCACAGCTGCTGCTGTATCTCAAATAGGTGATGGTCAAATCCAAGCTACCACAAGAAAAACCACTACATTAGACGGTAAAACTTTCACACCATCGGCTACTGAAGATGGCTCTAAAACTACATCCACAACTCCAGCTCAAAATTCACCATCTGATGAAGATTCCTTCTTCCAAGCTGAAGCCTGTAAGAATAATGGTACATTATCTATGACGTTAAAAAATGGTATTTTAACTGATATTAAAGGTAGAGTTGGTTCTATTGTAGCTAACAGACAATTCCAATTTGATGGTCCACCACCACAAGCTGGTGCCATTTATGCTGCTGGTTGGTCTATTACCCCAGAAGGTAACTTAGCTATTGGTTCTAATGATGTCTTCTACCAATGTTTATCTGGTAATTTCTACAATCTATACGATGAAAGTCAAGGTAAGCAATGTCAAAAAGTTTATTTACAAGCTATTGAATTAGTGAACTGTTAAATTTGattctattaatttctGCATCATGTTTCCTCTCATTATTTATCTTTCTGTTTTCTCCATTgcattcaaattttaactCATGCCTTTTATGATCTGTTTCACTTTTTTTAACGTTTTATAAACATTTATATTCTCTGTATTTTAAACATATTTGATTatctttagaaaaatattgttacCTTCtacatatatttcaatGTGAATGTAACATACCTTTAAGGAATCTATAAAGAGGTAtgctatatatatatatttatttacgTTATGATAAGAGGGGTTAATAGAAGTTTGGTAATTCTCCCAAACTTTCATTAATAACATCTGTAACCcattctaaattattttccaaaaattgATTCATTAAATCTTCAGTAACACCTTgtgataaattatattctaaTTGAGGCTCTAATTCATCTCTTTTATTGAAAACTATAGGATTATAATTGGAAAGAATAGTTAATATCTCATTTAAAATGGGTTGATTATATGAAGCCAAAGTTTCTGGATTATTTAAGTTATGCATTACTTTAtgagaatttttaatatttaatccCCATTTCATTgcaatttttctttgaacCGAAACTGGGATACTTTTACCTTCAAATCCATTACTCCAAAATCGATTTGTATAAGTAGTTAATGCATTATTCTTTGctaaataatgaatatatttaaacatGGAACAAGCCACCGAAATACTAATATATGATTGTCCCAGATCATTAGCAAACCCGTTAAGTACACGCATATTAGAAGTAAAAGTAtcatttattgaattgagaatattattaatagtattatCTTGCAAAGTTGGAGGGTTATTATTTCCAACTCGattattagaatcatttgaagtaatatttaattgcaattttttaaaagctATTCTTAATAGACAAGAAGATTGGAAAATCCATAACTTTACTATGGTAAAACAAATCAATCTATTAATTgcaaatttgaaatttgttgGGATATgtgatttatatttttcttgttgaTATTCAGAAACGATTGTGAATAATTGGCAATAGGATGAGATTGCCTTTGAAGTAAAATCATGATAATAAGGAGAATATTTGATAGCATCCTTTTTACAAAGTTCTTCGAAATGGAATAATAAAGTTTGATAGATGTTTAATAAAGTACTATAACCTAAGATATTGATACGTAAAAGAGTGGCATTTTGTAAGTGATAAGCGTTAAGGGTAGCACCTCTCCAAGaagattcattattattcaaaaatcCAGTGGGgctatttgattttaattttgataggggaaattttttatctaatattgattttaaaatttccaCATTTTCTAAAACTGTGGATAAATTAGCATTTCCAGTAAAATATTGTAAActttgaattaaatgaacCATAGATATATGGAATTTATATtgatctaataatatttgtgaTAAAGTGGAATCGAAACCTGGCGCGTTGTTATCTTCAAACATATCCATCGGAGTTTTATCAGAAGAAGCATCTCGcatgaataaatttaaataaatatcttcaCTTCCAAACATATCACCTTCACTTAAAGAAGTTTGCATTATAATCATTTGAAGGCCAAACCAAAGTTTTCTTCTAAAATTCAATCCGGAAGTAGTTATCCCATTAGAAGAGATTAATCTATCATATTTAGTTGGCTCATTATAAAGACCCAAAGTCAAAGCCATTTGGTACAAACATTtgattgataataaagtttCATTATTGGCATGGTTTTTCAAACTTTCtggatttaaatattctgcAATATAGAAATACAATAGACAACAGAGAGATAATTCATTTGTATATTTGAAAACGTTTAAcaagtataataatttatgtgataataatgaaaattgtCTTGCATATTGTAATGCATCTTTACCTTGTATCGTTTTCCTTTGCGGATCAATAGAATAACATTTTAAGGAGATTGTAATTATAATCAAGAAAAGAGTTAATGTTTCTAGTTTTTTCCGAACATTTTCATCAccaatattaatttgtaATCTATTTGGTATTGATAAATCAAAGATTTCctttaattcatcttcgaaatcattaatttccAAGATGGGGAATAAGGGGTAAATGTCTTGATAAAAAGTCTTTAATAGAGAATCGATAGTTTCTCTatccattaataatatttcaatctCTGTCAAAAGAGTCTTTAAAATGGGTAATGATAATGGGTTTACATTAGAATTGATATCATATGAActataaatgaaatttacAGGCGGCACATTTTCAGTAGataatttttggaattgaATACTTGTCTTTATAGCATTTTCCAAGAATACCAGTAAACTAACTTCTTTAGCAGTGGCTGCTGTTGTAGTGGTGGTAGAATTTGTTAATCTTGGAACTAGTTTCCCTTctgaatttaaaatgacACTATCTTGTAATTCGAAAAGTGCTGTACCATGAGCGGCTCCTGCAAATGCTCTTGAGAAATGATCACTTTGAACAATAGTATGTAAGCCAAATGGTGGTTCAATAAAAGTGATAGTACCATATGCAACCATCGTATCACTTGGATGCCAAAGGGATAATATGAGAGGAGAGTTTGGCAAGTTTGAATTTGTCAAGTTTGCATTTGGTAACTCTGATGGTGATACCTCTGATGGtggtaaattattattaaaatcatgATGATCCGTTATTGAAGATGGAGTATGAGTATAACCTATTGTCATAAGCTGGTCTGTTGTTGGCATTACACTTTTTTTCGGTTGTGACATACTTTTTGGAGTATCTAAAGAATCTGGAAGAGAGTCATCTGATACGGGAGTGGAATAAGTATAAGTACATAAAGTCGATGATTTGATACATCTCATACATGAAGGATGTTGCTGGTCACATTTAACTTTACGTCTACGACATGTTAGACAAACTTTTGAAGGTCTTGGTTTTTTAACACCTCTACGAGACATTGTAGTGGGGCAGCTGTGCTTttacttatatatatatatatatttatatatgataataataacaagaTTTTCTTagtaatttaataattggtagtaataatttttcaataaataaaagatatagAAAGATAGGATTTCGGCcgaattaaaaaaaatataagtaTCAATTACATAAAAGTGTCACCCGTTCTCGGCcgaaattcaaatttcaaagattagctaattaataaataaatagataaaTGTTTAGGTAAACATAGGTCTTGTCATAAGTTTATCcgataaaataaatctgAATAAAAGAGTTCTATTGTGTTTACTGGAAacactaaaaaaaaaccgTTCCGTATATGGAGTATTCCTTGTGTATATTACTTACACATGTGTATACATATATTGTTTTACCCTTTATATAGGGAAAAAAACGGGTCTTATATGATCTATATTGATACTTAGTAATAACatataattaaaacatTTAAGGTTGAAGCATTTACGAATAAAGAAAGTACGCATGCCTAAAGTGTAAACATTATGTAATTCTACGAATGCCCATGTGGATTCTATTTACAACTTTCATTTCCTTTGATATCATAGAATGGATTAAACTTCAATGCAGTACCCAAATTGCGTTGCCTTTTTCCCttgaaagaatttttgCCAACGTATCTTTGTAGAATAaggataatgaaaattatgaaaaaatcatGAAAAAATCATGAAAAATCATGATGAATTATGAATGGCTTATGAAATTTGGATTCCATGGAATCATTAATTGTTATTCCATGGAATCCAGCAGAtaggaaaaataataaggataaagaaattgaaaaaaaaatttaaaaaaagaaacgcCCCACACTCTGCGGAGACCCCGCAAAAATCTCCGCCGAATATCCCAAAACGGCAACaccgaaaaaaaaaaagaaaaataaaacgcGGGGGCTGCGGGATTTTCTGTGGATCTCACATTCCTGCATTCCCGTTTTTTGCCGGAACCGGAAAGAGCGGAGCCGTGCTTTATGGAAATTGGATTACTGGAAAGGGAAGGTGGGTGGCTAATTTGGCTATACGTCATCGGTGTGACAGTGCCATTATTAGAAACCCATTATGCCTTTATCAATTATACCTTTAATTATTATGTCATTATAGCTAAATGTCTAAGTCTATGcctaatattgataaacCTTTAGACATGATAATGATGGTGATAAGCATTTTGTCGAGTTCAAAAAACTCAAGTATATAAGGATGGcgtatattttatttacatcatcaaaatatttcatccAACATATCATCAAACAaataacaaacaaacaaacacaAACAACTtaacaaacaaatattattatgagAGCTTTAGCATATTTCGGTCAAGGCGATGTCCATTTTactaaagatttaaaagaacCCACTATTGAAgctgatgatgaattgaTGATTGATATTTCCTGGTGTGGTATTTGTGGGACAgatttgaaagaatataCAGAAGGTGCTATTTTCTTCCCTAACGATGGCGAATGCCATCAAATTAGTGGTGAACCTTTACCTCAAGCTATGGGTCATGAAATGGCTGGTGTCGTTTCTAGAGTTGGTCCAGGGgttaagaaatttaaagtAGGTGACCATGTTGTTGTCGAACCTACCGGTACTTGTAAAGATAGATATCGTTGGAAAAATAGTCCAAGTAAGAACGATGATATGTGTAATGCCTGTAAGAAAGGTTATTATAACATCTGTTCCAAATTAGGTCTTTGTGGTGCTGGTGTTCAAAGTGGTGGTTTTGCTGAAAGAGTAGTTATGAATGAATCTCATTGTCATAAAGTTCCAGACGATTTACCATTAGATATTGCAGCTTTGATTCAACCTATTGCTGTCTGTTGGCACGCTCTTAGAATCTGTAATTTCAAAAAGGGTTCTTCTGCCTTAGTCGTCGGTAGTGGTCCTATTGGTCTTGGTATCATTTTAGCATTACATGGCCATGGTTGTACTGACATTGTCGTTTCAGAACCAGCAAAAATTAGAAGAGATTTTGCCAAGGAATTAGGTGCTACTGTCTTTGATCCATCAAGTCTACCTACTCACGAAGAaa
This genomic stretch from Henningerozyma blattae CBS 6284 chromosome 1, complete genome harbors:
- the TBLA0A04290 gene encoding 2,3-butanediol dehydrogenase (similar to Saccharomyces cerevisiae BDH1 (YAL060W); ancestral locus Anc_7.3), which gives rise to MRALAYFGQGDVHFTKDLKEPTIEADDELMIDISWCGICGTDLKEYTEGAIFFPNDGECHQISGEPLPQAMGHEMAGVVSRVGPGVKKFKVGDHVVVEPTGTCKDRYRWKNSPSKNDDMCNACKKGYYNICSKLGLCGAGVQSGGFAERVVMNESHCHKVPDDLPLDIAALIQPIAVCWHALRICNFKKGSSALVVGSGPIGLGIILALHGHGCTDIVVSEPAKIRRDFAKELGATVFDPSSLPTHEESIKYLRSIAPGGDGFDYTFDCSGNQYTFNASIECLTFNGTAVNVAMWNHKPIQFFPMAITSQEKRYMGSMCYTAEDFEAVIAAFESRSINWQLAEKLITGKVPIERGVDDAILQLLHNKEHTVKILLTPNNNNELGNKKSFRQLGKL